The following are encoded together in the Hyalangium ruber genome:
- a CDS encoding TAT-variant-translocated molybdopterin oxidoreductase: MIPKNDGAPSQDTPSSFALPVYSDRPAAAQEHDHDHDHPHAHDEVGAALDHAASAGVANEGGYGRTYWRSLEERLGKPEYLETVGPEFPEGADLPPTGVARREFMQLIGASLALAGATACSTRPPDERLVPFTKTPPELAPGNPLHYASGMTFAGHTSGLLITAREGRPVKVEGNPQHPINQGAAGPFEQAFLISLYDPQRARVLRQGKAPRSLRTLGEDISALVNKATASDGGARLRFLTEPLNSPLMGHLRDRIRQKLPSARFHSYAPITQDPSLEAAQAVFGQPLTALYDFTNADVILSLDADFLEARPANLAYARQFADRRDDAKNLNRLYVAETRYSITGGMADHRLRVKSQEIFGLAAAVAQALGGAAAGAAGAAASKAPVPATAQKWVEAIVGDLRGAAGRSVVLAGERQPAAVHALAYAINVALGNVGKTVRFVPTTTEPAGFASVRELAEDIKAGRVDTLVITAFNPVYSLPVDAGLADALDPAKNPNRTKLSVLYTSLYEDETSALTDWFVPAAHQLETWSDGRSVDGTVSIAQPLIQPLFNGVPESELLALFLDEPFRPSYQLLRDFWRGQPQAAGDFESKWETLVSEGIIAGTTAAAVEAAGNPDGATALINAYTPPQPVAAGQFEINFVADYKVFDGRFANSAWLQELPDPITKLVWDSPALISPKSAEELKVEVGDVVELSYGGRKLEVPVWILPGHADGAITLPLGYGRTGLHETSAKDIGFNANLLRSVNAPWFDSGATVTKTRKTHKLVSTQQHWSTAGRPVALDFTLQEWGNRDNKSIKPHDNPAFTALHRTRGDLDAPGNRYNNLPPFPYPKDEYKWGMAIDLSRCTGCAACVVACQAENNIPVVGKDQVARSREMQWLRIDRYFTGQGIFEGGYANKASPDADPQIVMQPVMCVHCEKAPCEYVCPVNATVHSDEGLNEMVYNRCVGTRYCSNNCPYKVRRFNYLHYSKGKTPTEKMLMNPDVTVRNRGVMEKCTYCVQRIERVRISARVENRPITFEDRDGKQRGELQTACQQTCPTRAITFGSLNDDAARVTALHTDERYYKLLNELGTQPRTAHLVRLRNPNPALAQAPKAHEGEH, encoded by the coding sequence ATGATCCCGAAGAACGACGGCGCTCCGTCGCAGGACACTCCCTCCTCCTTCGCGCTCCCGGTGTATTCGGACCGGCCGGCAGCAGCACAGGAGCACGACCACGACCACGACCACCCGCACGCGCATGACGAAGTCGGCGCGGCGCTGGACCATGCCGCCTCGGCGGGCGTGGCCAACGAGGGTGGCTATGGCCGCACCTACTGGCGCAGCCTCGAGGAGCGGCTCGGCAAGCCCGAGTACCTCGAGACCGTGGGCCCCGAGTTCCCCGAGGGCGCGGACCTGCCGCCCACCGGCGTGGCCCGCCGTGAGTTCATGCAGCTCATCGGCGCCTCGCTGGCGCTGGCCGGCGCGACCGCCTGCAGCACGCGGCCCCCGGACGAGCGCCTGGTGCCCTTCACCAAGACGCCGCCGGAGCTCGCCCCCGGCAACCCGCTGCACTACGCCTCGGGCATGACGTTCGCCGGCCACACCTCCGGCCTGCTCATCACCGCCCGCGAGGGTCGCCCCGTCAAGGTCGAGGGCAACCCCCAGCACCCCATCAACCAGGGCGCCGCCGGTCCCTTCGAGCAGGCGTTCCTCATCTCCCTGTATGACCCGCAGCGCGCTCGCGTGCTGCGCCAGGGCAAGGCGCCGCGCTCGCTGCGCACGCTGGGTGAGGACATCTCCGCGCTGGTGAACAAGGCGACCGCCTCCGATGGTGGCGCCCGGCTGCGCTTCCTCACCGAGCCCCTCAACTCGCCGCTCATGGGGCACCTGCGCGACCGCATCCGCCAGAAGCTGCCCAGCGCGCGCTTCCACAGCTACGCGCCCATCACCCAGGACCCCTCCCTCGAGGCGGCCCAGGCGGTGTTCGGCCAGCCGCTGACCGCGCTCTACGACTTCACCAACGCGGACGTCATCCTCTCGCTGGACGCGGACTTCCTCGAGGCCCGCCCGGCCAACCTCGCCTACGCGCGCCAGTTCGCCGACCGCAGGGATGACGCGAAGAACCTCAACCGCCTCTACGTGGCGGAGACGCGCTACTCCATCACCGGCGGCATGGCGGACCACCGCCTGCGCGTGAAGTCCCAGGAGATCTTCGGCCTGGCCGCCGCCGTGGCCCAGGCCCTGGGTGGCGCGGCCGCGGGTGCGGCGGGTGCCGCCGCTTCCAAGGCTCCCGTGCCGGCCACCGCCCAGAAGTGGGTCGAGGCCATCGTGGGTGACCTGCGCGGCGCCGCGGGCCGCAGCGTGGTGCTGGCCGGTGAGCGCCAGCCCGCCGCGGTGCATGCCCTGGCCTACGCCATCAACGTGGCGCTGGGCAACGTGGGCAAGACGGTGCGCTTCGTGCCGACCACCACCGAGCCCGCGGGCTTCGCCAGCGTCCGTGAGCTGGCCGAGGACATCAAGGCCGGCCGCGTGGACACGCTGGTCATCACCGCCTTCAACCCGGTGTACTCGCTGCCGGTGGACGCGGGCCTGGCCGACGCGCTGGACCCCGCGAAGAACCCCAACCGCACGAAGCTGTCGGTCCTCTACACCTCGCTCTACGAGGACGAGACCTCCGCGCTGACCGACTGGTTCGTTCCGGCCGCCCACCAGCTCGAGACGTGGAGCGATGGTCGCTCCGTCGATGGCACCGTCTCCATCGCCCAGCCGCTCATCCAGCCGCTCTTCAACGGCGTGCCGGAGTCCGAGCTGCTGGCGCTCTTCCTGGACGAGCCCTTCCGCCCCTCCTACCAGCTGCTGCGCGACTTCTGGCGCGGCCAGCCGCAGGCGGCCGGGGACTTCGAGTCCAAGTGGGAGACGCTCGTCTCCGAGGGCATCATCGCCGGCACCACCGCCGCCGCCGTGGAGGCCGCGGGCAACCCGGACGGCGCCACCGCCCTCATCAACGCCTACACCCCGCCCCAGCCGGTGGCCGCCGGCCAGTTCGAGATCAACTTCGTCGCCGACTACAAGGTCTTCGACGGACGCTTCGCGAACTCCGCCTGGCTGCAGGAGCTGCCGGACCCCATCACCAAGCTCGTCTGGGACAGCCCGGCCCTCATCAGCCCCAAGTCGGCCGAGGAGCTCAAGGTCGAGGTCGGCGATGTGGTGGAGCTGAGCTACGGCGGCCGCAAGCTGGAGGTCCCCGTGTGGATCCTCCCCGGCCACGCCGATGGCGCCATCACCCTGCCCCTGGGCTACGGCCGCACCGGCCTGCACGAGACGTCCGCCAAGGACATCGGCTTCAACGCCAACCTGCTGCGCAGCGTGAACGCGCCCTGGTTCGACAGCGGCGCCACCGTCACCAAGACGCGCAAGACGCACAAGCTCGTGTCCACCCAGCAGCACTGGAGCACGGCCGGCCGTCCCGTGGCCCTGGACTTCACGCTGCAGGAGTGGGGCAACCGGGACAACAAGTCCATCAAGCCCCACGACAACCCGGCCTTCACCGCCCTGCACCGCACCCGCGGGGACCTGGACGCGCCGGGCAACCGCTACAACAACCTGCCCCCCTTCCCGTACCCGAAGGACGAGTACAAGTGGGGCATGGCCATCGACCTGTCGCGCTGCACCGGCTGCGCCGCGTGCGTGGTGGCTTGCCAGGCCGAGAACAACATCCCGGTGGTGGGCAAGGACCAGGTGGCCCGCAGCCGTGAGATGCAGTGGCTGCGCATCGACCGCTACTTCACCGGCCAGGGCATCTTCGAGGGCGGCTACGCCAACAAGGCCTCGCCGGACGCGGATCCGCAGATCGTCATGCAGCCGGTGATGTGCGTCCACTGCGAGAAGGCGCCCTGCGAGTACGTCTGCCCGGTGAACGCCACCGTCCACTCGGACGAGGGCCTCAACGAGATGGTGTACAACCGCTGCGTCGGCACGCGGTACTGCTCCAACAACTGCCCCTACAAGGTCCGCCGGTTCAACTACCTGCACTACTCCAAGGGCAAGACGCCCACGGAGAAGATGCTGATGAACCCGGACGTCACGGTCCGCAACCGCGGCGTGATGGAGAAGTGCACCTACTGCGTCCAGCGCATCGAGCGGGTGCGCATCAGCGCCCGCGTCGAGAACCGCCCCATCACCTTCGAGGACAGGGACGGCAAGCAGCGCGGCGAGCTGCAGACGGCCTGCCAGCAGACGTGCCCCACCCGAGCCATCACCTTCGGCTCGCTCAATGACGACGCGGCCCGCGTCACCGCTCTGCACACCGACGAGCGCTACTACAAGCTGCTGAACGAGCTGGGCACCCAGCCGCGCACCGCTCACCTGGTGCGCCTGCGCAACCCGAATCCCGCCCTGGCTCAAGCGCCCAAGGCGCACGAAGGAGAGCACTGA
- a CDS encoding DUF3341 domain-containing protein, with the protein MDTPVLDSWVLAEFATPDALVKATNEMRLKGFQGMDTYSPYPLHGGSEALGLPPSKVPFIALGGGITGVCTALAMQTFMNTIDYPINVGGRPLLSLPAWIPITFELGVLMAAFGIFFGLLGLSRLPQPYHPVFEHEAFRSASTHGFWLSVPATVGVNVQDATKQLESLGATQVTVVTGEKE; encoded by the coding sequence ATGGACACCCCGGTTCTCGATAGCTGGGTGCTGGCCGAGTTCGCCACGCCCGACGCCCTGGTGAAGGCCACCAACGAGATGCGTCTCAAGGGCTTCCAGGGAATGGACACCTACTCCCCGTACCCGCTGCACGGCGGGTCCGAGGCGCTGGGTCTGCCGCCCTCGAAGGTGCCCTTCATCGCCCTGGGCGGTGGCATCACCGGCGTCTGCACCGCCCTGGCCATGCAGACGTTCATGAACACCATCGACTACCCCATCAACGTGGGTGGTCGTCCGCTGCTGAGCTTGCCGGCGTGGATCCCCATCACCTTCGAGCTGGGGGTGCTCATGGCGGCGTTCGGTATCTTCTTCGGGTTGCTGGGCCTCAGCCGGCTGCCGCAGCCCTACCACCCGGTGTTCGAGCACGAAGCGTTCCGCAGCGCCTCCACGCACGGCTTCTGGCTGAGCGTGCCGGCGACGGTGGGAGTCAATGTGCAGGACGCCACCAAGCAGCTCGAGTCCCTGGGCGCCACCCAGGTGACCGTCGTCACGGGAGAGAAGGAATGA
- the nrfD gene encoding NrfD/PsrC family molybdoenzyme membrane anchor subunit, translating to MAETAANAALDPLEPRHLVPPHHDDRTLNDTLLDYVWQKPGKGWFMLFGCTLSALGLLVIGVTYTLINGIGVWGNNQPVGWAFDIINFVWWVGIGHAGTLISAILLLFQQKWRTSINRFAEAMTLFAVMCAGLFPLLHTGRPWFAFWLFPYPSTLGAWPQFRSPLVWDVFAISTYLTVSALFWYVGLIPDLAALRDSSKTKLQRVLYGMFSLGWRGSGRHWHNYKIAYLLLAGLSTPLVVSVHTIVSFDFAVSLLPGWHATIFPPYFVAGAVFSGFAMVITLIVPARKYMGLRDVITDRHLENMNKVILATGLIVSYGYMMEHFIAWYSQSQFEIWTFYVNRARGPYAGVYWLMIACNVITPNIFWFKKCRTSIPIMWVASIMVNIGMWCERFIIIVTSLHQDFLPSAWDMYSPTWVDWSIYIGTLGLFGTLFLLFLKFIPAVAISEVKELQLELKHAAHHHGEHGAETAAAGTLTHGAH from the coding sequence ATGGCCGAGACCGCTGCCAACGCCGCGCTCGATCCGCTCGAGCCTCGGCATCTCGTCCCGCCGCACCACGACGACAGGACGCTGAACGACACCCTGCTGGACTACGTCTGGCAGAAGCCCGGCAAGGGCTGGTTCATGTTGTTCGGCTGCACCCTGTCGGCCCTCGGCCTGCTGGTCATCGGCGTGACGTACACGCTGATCAACGGCATCGGCGTGTGGGGCAACAACCAGCCGGTGGGTTGGGCCTTCGACATCATCAACTTCGTCTGGTGGGTGGGTATCGGCCACGCCGGTACGCTCATCTCCGCCATCCTCCTGCTCTTCCAGCAGAAGTGGCGCACCAGCATCAACCGCTTCGCCGAGGCGATGACGCTGTTCGCGGTGATGTGCGCGGGCCTCTTCCCGCTCTTGCACACCGGCCGTCCTTGGTTCGCCTTCTGGCTCTTCCCGTACCCCAGCACCCTGGGCGCGTGGCCGCAGTTCCGCTCGCCGCTGGTGTGGGACGTGTTCGCCATCTCGACCTACCTCACGGTGTCGGCGCTGTTCTGGTACGTGGGCCTGATTCCGGACCTGGCCGCGCTGCGTGACTCGTCGAAGACGAAGCTCCAGCGCGTGCTCTACGGCATGTTCAGCCTCGGCTGGCGTGGCTCGGGCCGTCACTGGCACAACTACAAGATCGCCTACCTGCTGCTGGCCGGCCTCTCCACGCCGCTGGTGGTCTCGGTGCACACGATCGTGTCCTTCGACTTCGCCGTGTCGCTGCTGCCCGGCTGGCACGCGACGATCTTCCCGCCCTACTTCGTGGCCGGCGCCGTGTTCTCCGGTTTCGCCATGGTCATCACCCTCATCGTCCCGGCCCGCAAGTACATGGGCCTGCGCGATGTGATTACCGACCGGCACCTGGAGAACATGAACAAGGTCATCCTCGCGACGGGCCTCATCGTGTCCTACGGGTACATGATGGAGCACTTCATCGCCTGGTACTCGCAGAGCCAGTTCGAGATCTGGACCTTCTACGTGAACCGCGCCCGGGGCCCCTACGCCGGCGTGTACTGGCTGATGATCGCCTGCAACGTGATTACGCCGAACATCTTCTGGTTCAAGAAGTGCCGGACCAGCATCCCCATCATGTGGGTGGCCTCCATCATGGTGAACATCGGCATGTGGTGCGAGCGCTTCATCATCATCGTCACCTCGCTGCACCAGGACTTCCTGCCCTCGGCGTGGGACATGTACAGCCCCACCTGGGTGGACTGGTCCATCTACATCGGCACGCTGGGCCTGTTCGGCACGCTCTTCCTGCTGTTCCTCAAGTTCATCCCCGCGGTGGCCATCAGCGAGGTGAAGGAGCTGCAGCTGGAGCTCAAGCATGCCGCCCACCACCACGGTGAGCACGGCGCGGAGACCGCCGCCGCCGGCACCCTCACCCACGGAGCCCACTAG
- a CDS encoding cytochrome c3 family protein, whose amino-acid sequence MSGPLFPRWTNTVSRASAAALLAVPAIAIGGLMAYVRSPHVTGQQRPIEQPIEFDHRHHAGDEQIDCRYCHWTVENSPSAGIPSTTVCMSCHAQVWNKSPYLTEVRKAFFADQPIPWVRVHNLPDFVYFNHSIHVAKGVGCATCHGRVDQMAAIEQHSTLTMSWCLDCHRNPKPNLRPQEFITSMTWAPPADPQKAHELGEQLAKDYNVHSRTSCTTCHR is encoded by the coding sequence ATGAGCGGCCCTCTCTTCCCTCGCTGGACGAATACGGTGTCGCGGGCTTCCGCCGCGGCACTCCTCGCCGTCCCCGCAATCGCGATCGGCGGCCTGATGGCGTACGTGCGCTCGCCTCACGTCACTGGCCAGCAGCGCCCCATCGAACAGCCGATCGAGTTCGATCACCGCCACCACGCCGGTGACGAACAGATCGACTGTCGCTACTGCCACTGGACGGTGGAGAACTCGCCCTCGGCGGGTATCCCCTCCACCACCGTGTGCATGTCCTGCCACGCGCAGGTCTGGAACAAGAGCCCGTACCTCACCGAGGTGCGCAAGGCCTTCTTCGCCGACCAGCCCATCCCCTGGGTGCGCGTCCACAACCTGCCGGACTTCGTCTACTTCAACCACTCCATCCACGTCGCCAAGGGCGTGGGCTGCGCCACCTGCCACGGCCGCGTGGACCAGATGGCCGCCATCGAGCAGCACTCGACGCTCACGATGAGCTGGTGCCTCGACTGCCACCGCAACCCCAAGCCGAACCTGCGGCCGCAGGAGTTCATCACCAGCATGACCTGGGCCCCGCCCGCTGACCCCCAGAAGGCTCACGAGCTCGGGGAGCAGCTGGCCAAGGACTACAACGTTCACTCGCGCACGAGCTGCACCACATGCCACCGATGA
- a CDS encoding SCO family protein has translation MSPSLSTLTRLAGSALAVLVLVATAPAFALPGGGITPRPITEAVSNAELPPQLAGVDVEEHIGEPLPLMARFTDEEGNEVTLGQVLPKDKPTLVTLVYYDCPMLCNLVLNGQVSAMRELGLELGKDYEAVTVSIDPKDTPAQSKHRRLRQLQAMGKPETAPWRFLTGNEENIRKLADAVGFKYTYDAATKQYAHPAVVHVTTPEGSISRYLYGTTFPAKDMKLALLEAAGGRVGTSFDRIVLSCFKYDTASRRYGFYIFGFIRTGGMLVFLALSGMLIYFWRRELKKGAVA, from the coding sequence ATGTCCCCCTCCCTCTCCACTCTCACCCGGCTCGCCGGGTCCGCTCTGGCGGTGCTGGTGCTGGTCGCCACGGCGCCGGCCTTCGCGCTGCCGGGCGGTGGCATTACCCCGCGCCCCATCACCGAGGCGGTCAGCAACGCCGAACTGCCTCCGCAGCTGGCCGGGGTGGACGTGGAGGAGCACATCGGCGAGCCGCTGCCGCTGATGGCGCGCTTCACGGACGAGGAGGGCAACGAGGTGACGCTGGGCCAGGTCCTCCCCAAGGACAAGCCCACGCTGGTGACGCTGGTGTATTACGACTGCCCCATGCTCTGTAACCTGGTGCTCAACGGCCAGGTGAGCGCCATGCGCGAGCTGGGGCTGGAGCTGGGCAAGGACTACGAGGCCGTCACCGTCAGCATCGACCCGAAGGACACTCCCGCCCAGAGCAAGCACCGGCGCCTGCGCCAGCTGCAGGCCATGGGCAAGCCGGAGACGGCGCCCTGGCGCTTCCTCACCGGCAACGAGGAGAACATCCGCAAGCTCGCCGACGCCGTGGGCTTCAAGTACACCTACGACGCGGCCACCAAGCAGTATGCCCACCCCGCCGTGGTACACGTCACCACGCCCGAGGGCAGCATCTCCCGGTACCTGTACGGCACCACGTTCCCCGCCAAGGACATGAAGCTGGCGCTGCTCGAGGCGGCCGGCGGACGGGTGGGCACCAGCTTCGACCGCATCGTTTTGTCCTGCTTCAAGTATGACACCGCCTCGCGGCGGTACGGCTTCTACATCTTCGGGTTCATCCGCACGGGAGGGATGCTGGTGTTCCTGGCCCTCTCGGGGATGTTGATTTACTTCTGGAGGCGCGAGCTGAAGAAAGGCGCTGTGGCATGA
- the pdeM gene encoding ligase-associated DNA damage response endonuclease PdeM, which produces MATRGCQVRLSGTELELLPERGLYWPRAGLLAVADLHWGKPESFQQHGIPLPTGVLEDDLKRLSQALHRTGARRLLLVGDLIHSRRGITPAVTQRIATWRAGHDAVEMVLVRGNHDRHLKLLPPEWRIDVQEEHTDEGPFRFAHHPEPATGRYLWAGHLHPVVRLPLGKDRVRLPCFHVGPEVGILPAFSAFTGGVNVTRRPGERIFAIADTAVVEV; this is translated from the coding sequence ATGGCAACGCGAGGATGCCAGGTCCGCCTGAGCGGAACGGAGCTGGAGCTGCTGCCCGAGCGGGGCCTGTACTGGCCTCGAGCCGGGCTGCTCGCCGTGGCCGACCTGCACTGGGGCAAGCCCGAGAGCTTCCAGCAGCACGGCATCCCCCTGCCCACCGGCGTGCTGGAGGACGACCTGAAGCGCCTGTCCCAAGCCCTGCACCGCACCGGGGCCCGGCGCCTGCTCCTCGTGGGAGACCTCATCCACTCCCGGCGCGGCATCACCCCCGCCGTCACCCAGCGCATCGCCACCTGGCGAGCAGGCCATGACGCCGTGGAGATGGTCCTGGTCCGAGGCAACCACGACCGGCACCTCAAGCTCCTGCCCCCCGAGTGGCGCATCGACGTCCAGGAGGAGCACACGGACGAGGGCCCCTTCCGCTTCGCCCACCACCCCGAACCCGCGACAGGCCGCTACCTCTGGGCCGGCCACCTCCACCCCGTGGTGCGCCTGCCCCTGGGCAAGGACCGGGTGCGCCTGCCCTGCTTCCACGTCGGGCCCGAGGTCGGCATACTCCCTGCATTCAGCGCCTTCACGGGGGGCGTGAACGTCACCCGGCGCCCGGGCGAGCGCATCTTCGCCATCGCCGACACCGCCGTGGTCGAGGTGTAG
- a CDS encoding c-type cytochrome: MRWLIPAVGLATLTGCEIPSEVLHRMEDQSKYEYYEASEFWADGRSMRTPPEGTIPRERLVGDPGLTTGRVGAQFVNAFPQAIPVDKALLQLGQKKYNIVCSQCHGVLGDGNSVVAENMGLRLPPSLLELSSKPTGHFYAAINEGYGVMPSFSGELNTRERWAVVAYVRALQSARAGGAQPLPQENR, from the coding sequence ATGAGGTGGCTCATCCCCGCCGTGGGGCTCGCGACCCTCACTGGCTGCGAAATCCCCTCGGAAGTCCTCCATCGCATGGAGGACCAGTCCAAGTACGAGTACTACGAGGCCTCGGAGTTCTGGGCCGACGGGCGCTCCATGCGCACGCCGCCCGAGGGCACCATCCCGCGCGAGCGGCTGGTGGGTGACCCGGGGCTGACGACGGGCCGTGTTGGGGCTCAGTTCGTCAACGCCTTCCCCCAGGCCATTCCGGTGGACAAGGCCCTGCTGCAACTGGGGCAGAAGAAGTACAACATCGTCTGCTCGCAGTGCCACGGCGTGCTCGGCGACGGTAACAGCGTCGTCGCGGAGAACATGGGCCTGCGCCTGCCTCCGTCGCTGCTGGAGCTGTCGAGCAAGCCTACCGGCCACTTCTACGCCGCCATCAACGAGGGCTACGGCGTCATGCCGTCCTTCAGCGGCGAGCTGAACACCCGGGAGCGCTGGGCCGTGGTCGCCTACGTGCGCGCGCTCCAGTCCGCTCGCGCGGGCGGCGCGCAGCCCCTTCCTCAGGAGAACCGATGA
- a CDS encoding HNH endonuclease, with the protein MSASKRRRVLDIIATDSTFERADFRGREVWLGKCLHCNAHLMVDLTGEPISRATIEHIIPRVHGGTDSLENLGLACARCNQGKGTRHDPRYHKDARAQQLVARLQERRRERWRDPDAPEPD; encoded by the coding sequence GTGAGTGCCTCCAAGCGCCGCCGCGTCCTCGACATCATCGCCACGGACTCCACCTTCGAGCGCGCCGACTTCCGGGGCCGCGAGGTGTGGCTCGGCAAGTGCCTGCACTGCAACGCCCACCTGATGGTGGACCTCACCGGCGAGCCCATCAGCCGGGCCACCATCGAGCACATCATCCCCCGGGTCCACGGCGGCACCGACTCCCTGGAGAACCTCGGCCTGGCCTGCGCCCGCTGCAACCAGGGCAAGGGCACCCGGCACGACCCCCGCTATCATAAGGATGCGCGCGCCCAGCAACTGGTGGCCCGCCTCCAGGAGCGCCGCCGCGAGCGCTGGCGGGACCCGGACGCCCCCGAGCCCGACTGA